A genomic window from Apus apus isolate bApuApu2 chromosome 26, bApuApu2.pri.cur, whole genome shotgun sequence includes:
- the NUDT18 gene encoding 8-oxo-dGDP phosphatase NUDT18, whose product MGEGPAAELEAVLGGGSWEVGANLEGPHTPPDPVCLGRNVCYVVLAVLFNQEERVLLVQEAKRECRGKWYLPAGRMEPGENIVAAVRREVKEETGLECEPLTLLALEERGPAWIRFAFLARPTGGTLKTLEEADAESLQATWWAGDPRALPLRALDILPLLDLAARYRRSPPHPPTLPQHLPCPLLCLRILVVFTNNAGDLWVLLGKAETPHLPVVTCGRSPAEHRGGLRSPILRLLRDHLPPDPHPGPLGLLGLQHQAEGPGGADGVCFNVLLSIPPSSPRAVPPKPQGPAFCWWKVEEENLRGLILQRLQATVPIRS is encoded by the exons ATGGGGGAGGGTCCTGCGGCCGAGCTGGAGGCGGTGCTGGGTGGGGGCAGCTGGGAGGTGGGGGCAAACCTTGAGGGTCCCCACACGCCCCCCGACCCCGTCTGCCTGGGAAGGAACGTCTGTTACGTCGTCCTGGCCGTGCTCTTCAACCAGGAG GAGcgggtgctgctggtgcaggaagCCAAGCGGGAATGCCGAGGGAAGTGGTACCTGCcggcagggaggatggagcccgGGGAGAACATCGTGGCTGCCGTGAGGAGGGAGGTGAAGGAGGAGACGGGGCTGGAGTGTGagcccctcaccctgctggcgTTGGAGGAGAGGGGCCCGGCCTGGATCCGCTTTGCCTTCCTGGCACGGCCCACCG GTGGGACCCTGAAGACCCTGGAAGAGGCTGATGCCGAGTCACTTCAAGCCACCTGGTGGGCTGGAGACCCCCGTGCCCTGCCCCTCCGTGCTCTGGACATCCTGCCCTTGCTGGACCTCGCCGCCCGCTACCGCCGCagccccccgcacccccccaccctcccacaGCACCTGCCCTGCCCCCTGCTCTGCTTGCGGATCCTGGTGGTCTTCACCAACAACGCCGGGGACCtttgggtgctgctgggcaAGGCCGAGACCCCCCACTTGCCCGTGGTGACCTGTGGCAGGTCCCCAGCCGAGCACCGGGGGGGTCTGCGCTCGCCCATCCTACGGCTGCTGAGGGATCATCTACCCCCAGACCCTCACCCTGGACCCCTGGGGCttctggggctgcagcaccaggctgaAGGTCCCGGGGGGGCTGATGGTGTTTGCTTCAACGTGCTGCTGAGcatcccccccagcagcccccgggCTGTGCCCCCCAAGCCCCAGGgtcctgctttctgctggtggaaggtggaggaggagaacTTGAGGGGTCTCATCCTGCAGAGGCTCCAGGCCACGGTCCCCATCCGTAGTTAA
- the HR gene encoding lysine-specific demethylase hairless isoform X1: protein MAKPTSPGTSRKQRAPRGGQHRQDGRPPRGSVQTATLCDLLASTALKLCLGQDGVRMAFAPVSPTLPSDNRLTSILDSIIARVVEKKIQERQVGGELSPPSPPGPPGPPASHCILAPKGLLWLHDPSHTSNYKLFQEHWQRGQPVLVSGLQKRLEGRLWGPESFCPARGEQEVEVTNLRVPGRRVRMSSREFWDGFTAGAASSELEQGGGDLLKLETGFGDMELCRATNLSASLPLPEYCGPTGHLNLATHLRGQRAQHWLRPRVCVAYGVHPQDRSIGTKNLTVEAADSISILVHVEEGLPGRQDLLLRADVDEMDPELQGRLWDGASRPGALWHIFQAKDAGRIRDFLEKAYEDQNQEGAAPTEPPGRYLDPSLRRRLREECGVSGWTLLQFLGDAVLVPAGAPHQVQTLSSTISVEQRFLSPENAAHLRDQSPHPQLGAQLDGVIFSAVREALGVLRGCR, encoded by the exons ATGGCCAAACCGACCTCTCCCGGCACATCAAGGAAG CAGAGAGCCCCGAGGGGGGGGCAGCATCGCCAGGACGGCCGCCCCCCCCGGGGGTCTGTGCAGACAGCCACCCTCTGTGACCTGCTGGCCTCCACTGCCCTCAAGCTGTGCCTGGGGCAGGATGGGGTGCGCATGGCCTTCGCCCCTGTCTCCCCCACCTTGCCCAGT GACAACCGCCTGACCAGCATCCTGGACAGCATCATCGCCCGGGTGGTGGAGAAGAAGATCCAGGAGAGGCAGGTGGGGGGCGAGctgagcccccccagcccccctggccccccaggacccccagccTCTCACTGCATCCTGGCCCCCAaggggctgctctggctgcacGACCCCAGCCACACCAGCAACTACAAGCTCTTCCAGGAGCactggcagaggggacag CCTGTCCTTGTTTCAGGGCTGCAGAAGAGGCTGGAGGGGCGACTGTGGGGACCTGAGTCCttctgcccagccaggggggagcaggaggtggaggTGACGAACCTGCGGGTGCCGGGGAGGCGGGTCCGGATGAGCAGCCGGGAGTTTTGGGACGGCTTCACTGCCGGTGCAg CATCCTCAGAGCTGGAACAGGGAGGTGGGGACCTGCTGAAGCTGGAGACTGGCTTTGGGGACATGGAGCTGTGCAG GGCCACCAATTTGAGTGCCAGCTTGCCACTGCCAGAGTACTGTGGGCCCACGGGCCACCTCAACCTGGCCACTCACCTGCGTGGCCAGCgagcccagcactggctgcGCCCACGGGTCTGCGTGGCTTATG GTGTCCATCCCCAGGACAGGAGCATTGGGACCAAAAACCTGACGGTGGAAGCAGCAGACTCCATCAGCATCCTGGTGCACGTCGAGGAGGGGCTGCCCGGGAGGCAGG ACCTGCTCCTGCGAGCCGATGTGGATGAGATGGACCCGGAGCTGCAGGGGAGGCTCTGGGATGGGGCCAGCCGGCCCGGCGCCTTGTGGCACATCTTCCAAGCCAAGGACGCCGGGCGGATCCGGGATTTCTTGGAGAAG GCGTACGAGGATCAAAACCAGGAAGGGGCGGCCCCGACGGAGCCTCCCGGCCGCTACTTGGACCCCTCCCTGCGGAGGCGGCTGCGGGAGGAGTGCGGGGTGAGCGGCTGGACCCTCCTCCAGTTCCTGGGGGACGCGGTGCTGGTCCCTGCCGGGGCTCCTCATCAG GTGCAGACCCTCAGCAGCACCATCAGCGTGGAGCAGAGGTTCCTCTCACCAGAGAACGCGGCTCACCTGCGGGATCAGAGCCCCCACCCCCAGCTAGGTGCTCAG CTGGATGGAGTGATCTTCTCCGCTGTGCGGGAGGCCCTGGGGGTCCTGCGGGGCTGCAGGTGA
- the HR gene encoding lysine-specific demethylase hairless isoform X2, protein MAKPTSPGTSRKRAPRGGQHRQDGRPPRGSVQTATLCDLLASTALKLCLGQDGVRMAFAPVSPTLPSDNRLTSILDSIIARVVEKKIQERQVGGELSPPSPPGPPGPPASHCILAPKGLLWLHDPSHTSNYKLFQEHWQRGQPVLVSGLQKRLEGRLWGPESFCPARGEQEVEVTNLRVPGRRVRMSSREFWDGFTAGAASSELEQGGGDLLKLETGFGDMELCRATNLSASLPLPEYCGPTGHLNLATHLRGQRAQHWLRPRVCVAYGVHPQDRSIGTKNLTVEAADSISILVHVEEGLPGRQDLLLRADVDEMDPELQGRLWDGASRPGALWHIFQAKDAGRIRDFLEKAYEDQNQEGAAPTEPPGRYLDPSLRRRLREECGVSGWTLLQFLGDAVLVPAGAPHQVQTLSSTISVEQRFLSPENAAHLRDQSPHPQLGAQLDGVIFSAVREALGVLRGCR, encoded by the exons ATGGCCAAACCGACCTCTCCCGGCACATCAAGGAAG AGAGCCCCGAGGGGGGGGCAGCATCGCCAGGACGGCCGCCCCCCCCGGGGGTCTGTGCAGACAGCCACCCTCTGTGACCTGCTGGCCTCCACTGCCCTCAAGCTGTGCCTGGGGCAGGATGGGGTGCGCATGGCCTTCGCCCCTGTCTCCCCCACCTTGCCCAGT GACAACCGCCTGACCAGCATCCTGGACAGCATCATCGCCCGGGTGGTGGAGAAGAAGATCCAGGAGAGGCAGGTGGGGGGCGAGctgagcccccccagcccccctggccccccaggacccccagccTCTCACTGCATCCTGGCCCCCAaggggctgctctggctgcacGACCCCAGCCACACCAGCAACTACAAGCTCTTCCAGGAGCactggcagaggggacag CCTGTCCTTGTTTCAGGGCTGCAGAAGAGGCTGGAGGGGCGACTGTGGGGACCTGAGTCCttctgcccagccaggggggagcaggaggtggaggTGACGAACCTGCGGGTGCCGGGGAGGCGGGTCCGGATGAGCAGCCGGGAGTTTTGGGACGGCTTCACTGCCGGTGCAg CATCCTCAGAGCTGGAACAGGGAGGTGGGGACCTGCTGAAGCTGGAGACTGGCTTTGGGGACATGGAGCTGTGCAG GGCCACCAATTTGAGTGCCAGCTTGCCACTGCCAGAGTACTGTGGGCCCACGGGCCACCTCAACCTGGCCACTCACCTGCGTGGCCAGCgagcccagcactggctgcGCCCACGGGTCTGCGTGGCTTATG GTGTCCATCCCCAGGACAGGAGCATTGGGACCAAAAACCTGACGGTGGAAGCAGCAGACTCCATCAGCATCCTGGTGCACGTCGAGGAGGGGCTGCCCGGGAGGCAGG ACCTGCTCCTGCGAGCCGATGTGGATGAGATGGACCCGGAGCTGCAGGGGAGGCTCTGGGATGGGGCCAGCCGGCCCGGCGCCTTGTGGCACATCTTCCAAGCCAAGGACGCCGGGCGGATCCGGGATTTCTTGGAGAAG GCGTACGAGGATCAAAACCAGGAAGGGGCGGCCCCGACGGAGCCTCCCGGCCGCTACTTGGACCCCTCCCTGCGGAGGCGGCTGCGGGAGGAGTGCGGGGTGAGCGGCTGGACCCTCCTCCAGTTCCTGGGGGACGCGGTGCTGGTCCCTGCCGGGGCTCCTCATCAG GTGCAGACCCTCAGCAGCACCATCAGCGTGGAGCAGAGGTTCCTCTCACCAGAGAACGCGGCTCACCTGCGGGATCAGAGCCCCCACCCCCAGCTAGGTGCTCAG CTGGATGGAGTGATCTTCTCCGCTGTGCGGGAGGCCCTGGGGGTCCTGCGGGGCTGCAGGTGA
- the NPM2 gene encoding nucleoplasmin-2 isoform X2, translating into MSLLDSTDVDSKYEKIVSLIWGCELSSRQDSYTFPVSEDWQGEQQLALRTICLGETARDEFHVVEIVPTEEGGACTPVPLATLKPTVLPMATLVGVELTPPVTFRLRTGSGPVYISGQHFSMVPGLSWDEEEEEEEEEEDAEEEESPRKPPKGQAAKKSKKKKQEKKDELNNLSSEDPLPSKGRGAGRGRKAAAKK; encoded by the exons ATGTCCCTGCTGGACAGCACTGATGTGGACAGCAAATATGAGAAGATCGTCTCCCTCATCTGGG gctgtgaGCTGAGCAGCCGGCAGGACTCCTACACCTTCCCAGTGTCTGAGGACTGGCAGGGGGAGCAGCAACTGGCCCTACGCACG ATCTGCCTGGGGGAGACAGCACGGGATGAGTTCCACGTGGTGGAGATCGTGCCCACGGAGGAAGGGGGTGCTTGTACCCCCGTGCCCCTGGCCACCCTGAAACCCACCGTGCTGCCCATG gcCACCCTGGTGGGAGTGGAGTTGACACCTCCGGTCACTTTCCGCCTGAGAACTGGATCTGGGCCCGTCTACATCAGTGGGCAGCACTTCTCTA TGGTGCCCGGTCTGtcctgggatgaggaggaggaggaggaggaagaggaggaggatgctgagGAGGAAGAGTCCCCTAGGAAGCCCCCCAAGGGCCAAGCTGCCAAGAAGAGCAAG aagaagaagcaggaaaagaaggatGAGCT GAATAACCTCTCCTCTGAGGATCCCCTTCCCAGCAAG GGTCGTGGAGCTGGACGGGgtagaaaagcagcagccaagaaGTAG
- the NPM2 gene encoding nucleoplasmin-2 isoform X1, whose translation MSLLDSTDVDSKYEKIVSLIWGCELSSRQDSYTFPVSEDWQGEQQLALRTICLGETARDEFHVVEIVPTEEGGACTPVPLATLKPTVLPMATLVGVELTPPVTFRLRTGSGPVYISGQHFSMVPGLSWDEEEEEEEEEEDAEEEESPRKPPKGQAAKKSKKKKQEKKDELNNLSSEDPLPSKQGRGAGRGRKAAAKK comes from the exons ATGTCCCTGCTGGACAGCACTGATGTGGACAGCAAATATGAGAAGATCGTCTCCCTCATCTGGG gctgtgaGCTGAGCAGCCGGCAGGACTCCTACACCTTCCCAGTGTCTGAGGACTGGCAGGGGGAGCAGCAACTGGCCCTACGCACG ATCTGCCTGGGGGAGACAGCACGGGATGAGTTCCACGTGGTGGAGATCGTGCCCACGGAGGAAGGGGGTGCTTGTACCCCCGTGCCCCTGGCCACCCTGAAACCCACCGTGCTGCCCATG gcCACCCTGGTGGGAGTGGAGTTGACACCTCCGGTCACTTTCCGCCTGAGAACTGGATCTGGGCCCGTCTACATCAGTGGGCAGCACTTCTCTA TGGTGCCCGGTCTGtcctgggatgaggaggaggaggaggaggaagaggaggaggatgctgagGAGGAAGAGTCCCCTAGGAAGCCCCCCAAGGGCCAAGCTGCCAAGAAGAGCAAG aagaagaagcaggaaaagaaggatGAGCT GAATAACCTCTCCTCTGAGGATCCCCTTCCCAGCAAG CAGGGTCGTGGAGCTGGACGGGgtagaaaagcagcagccaagaaGTAG
- the PBDC1 gene encoding protein PBDC1, translating into MAAAGLGPGEAAAAAQALSLPAEAFGNDPRVELAWAMKAHQHAQVYFNLISSVDPKFLNLTKVDDQIYEEFRRTFRDLKIDLLDPEELKSEPAKEKWRPFCLGFQGVVEDFNYGTLLRLDCQQGYTEENTIFATRIQFFAIEIARNREGWNSGVYSRARQLVAEEVSSG; encoded by the exons atggcggcggcggggctg GGACCCGGCGAGGCCGCCGCGGCCGCTCAGGCGCTGTCGCTGCCGGCAGAGGCCTTCGGCAACGAC CCCCGTGTGGAGCTGGCCTGGGCCATGAAGGCACATCAGCACGCCCAGGTCTACTTCAAT CTCATCTCCTCCGTCGACCCCAAGTTCCTGAACCTGACCAAAGTTGATGACCAGATCTACGAGGAGTTCAGGAGAACCTTCAGGGACCTGAAAATCGACCTGCTGGACCCAGAGGAGCTGAAATCCGAGCCTGCCAAGGAg AAGTGGCGCCCGTTCTGCTTGGGCTTCCAAGGGGTGGTGGAGGATTTCAACTACGGCACCTTGCTGCGCCTGGACTGCCAGCAGGGCTACACTGAGGAGAACACCATCTTTG CCACCAGAATCCAGTTTTTTGCCATCGAAATCGCCCGGAACAGAGAGGGGTGGAATAGTGGGGTGtacagcagggccaggcagctggtggcagaggaggTGTCATCAGGGTGA